In a single window of the Chloroflexota bacterium genome:
- the ychF gene encoding redox-regulated ATPase YchF, with amino-acid sequence MELGIIGLPKSGKTTLFNSLTKGRIETHAFGPPNLEPNLGVAKVPDLRLNGLQAVLNPKRVVPAEVKYVDVAISKGKGGGLSGESRTHLSKADAFIHVVRAFSDESIPHPEGSIDAARDISMVNVELILSDLAIVERRLTRIEDLLKGAKPPDRERLFQEQALLLRIRSALEKEIPVREQPPTKDEARIMENYQFLTAKPQLLVLNIGEAQIPQASQLEEELRHRYPGIGVAAVCSKLEMELSQLTEAEAMEFRSALGVNEGVVDRIIRLSYELLGLISFFSIASGEIRSWTVPQGTPAPKAAGKIHSDMERGFIRAEVMAYPDLVACGSLAEARKEGSLRLEGKNYIVHDGDVITFLFSV; translated from the coding sequence ATGGAACTTGGCATCATTGGCCTACCCAAGAGCGGCAAGACGACTCTGTTCAACAGCCTCACCAAAGGTAGAATTGAGACTCATGCCTTTGGCCCGCCTAACCTGGAGCCGAACCTTGGGGTAGCTAAAGTCCCCGACCTACGCCTGAATGGACTGCAAGCTGTCTTGAATCCAAAGAGAGTCGTCCCTGCTGAGGTCAAATATGTAGATGTGGCTATCTCCAAAGGCAAAGGGGGGGGACTGAGCGGTGAATCCCGGACTCACCTCAGCAAGGCAGATGCTTTCATCCACGTGGTAAGAGCCTTTTCGGACGAGAGCATTCCACATCCCGAAGGCAGCATAGATGCAGCGCGAGACATCAGCATGGTGAACGTAGAGCTTATCCTCTCTGATCTGGCTATTGTCGAGCGGAGGTTGACTCGAATCGAGGACTTACTCAAAGGGGCGAAACCACCGGACCGAGAGCGTCTCTTTCAAGAGCAAGCTCTGCTCTTACGGATCAGATCTGCACTGGAGAAAGAGATACCTGTTCGGGAACAACCACCGACTAAGGATGAGGCCAGGATAATGGAAAACTATCAGTTCCTCACTGCCAAACCCCAATTACTCGTACTTAATATCGGAGAGGCACAAATACCACAAGCGTCTCAGCTTGAGGAAGAGCTAAGACATCGCTATCCCGGAATCGGGGTGGCCGCAGTTTGCAGCAAGCTGGAAATGGAACTGAGTCAGCTAACTGAGGCTGAGGCTATGGAATTCCGTTCAGCCCTTGGGGTTAACGAGGGGGTGGTAGATCGCATCATCAGGCTTTCCTACGAGCTCCTGGGGCTGATATCCTTCTTCAGCATTGCCTCCGGGGAGATAAGATCCTGGACAGTGCCGCAGGGTACTCCCGCTCCCAAGGCAGCAGGCAAGATCCACTCAGACATGGAGAGAGGCTTCATCAGGGCTGAGGTTATGGCTTATCCGGATCTGGTCGCCTGTGGGAGCCTGGCCGAGGCGCGCAAGGAGGGGTCACTCCGGTTGGAGGGTAAGAACTACATCGTTCATGATGGCGATGTCATCACCTTCCTTTTTAGCGTTTAG